DNA from Brachyspira aalborgi:
GGACTTGACGCTAACGAAGCTTTAGATAAGCTTTTGGAACAATATAGAAGAGACGGCTTGATAAAATAATTTGTTAAGGATAAATAAATGATAAATTTTAAATTTGATTACTTCTTAAGCGTTTTTCCAAAATTATTAAAGTATTTGCCGACAACATGCGAAGTGGCTTTTTTAGCTTTATTATTTTCTCTTTTATTAGGATTAATAATAGCTTTAATGTTGCAATATAGAATTCCAATATTGTATCAAATAGCCCAAGTTTATGTTTCATTTTTTAGAGCGACTCCTTTTATAGCGCAGTTATTTTTATTCTATTATGGATTCGCTCAATTTAGTAAAATAATAAGCAGTATGTCGGCATTTACGGCATTAACGGTAGTTTTAAGTTTAAACTATGCATCATTTATGTCGCAAGATATAAGAGCCGCTATAAATTCGGTTGATAAAGGGCAGTTTGAAGCGGGACTTTCGATAGGAATGAGAACTTTTAATATTCTAAAACGAATAGTTATCCCTCAAGCCGCGAGAGTAGCGGTTCCAGGACTTTCAAATAGTTTTATAAATATTTTTAAATCGACTTCTATGGGTTTCGTAATAGGATTAAAAGATATGATGGCGGGAGCGAGTATAGAGATAAGCGTTACATATAGATATATGGAAGCTTATGCTGCAGCCGTTATCATATATTGGGCTTTAATATCGGTATTCAGTTATTTACAAACTATAGTTGAAAAAAAATTAAATAGAGCCTATTAGAAATAATTTGGAGAAATATTTATGATAGAAGCGATTGACATTAAAAAGAGCTTTGGAAATTTGGAAGTATTAAAAGGCGTAAGTTTCAAAATAGAATACGGAGAAGTTTTAACTTTAATAGGACCTTCGGGAACTGGAAAATCGACTCTTCTTAGATGCATTAACTTTTTGGAAAAACCAAATTATGGGAAAATAACCATTGGAGATTTAACCGTAGACGCTCAAAAATGCTCGAGAGAGGAGATATACGCTATAAGAAAAAAGACTTCTATGGTTTTTCAAAACTATAATTTATTTAAAAATAAAACGGCACTAGAAAATATTATGGAGCCTATGGTAACGGTTCAAAAAATGGATTTTAAAAAAGCGAAAGAAGAGGCTTTATCCATAATAGAAACTGTTGGGCTATATAATAAAAGAGACGAATATCCTTCAAGACTTTCGGGAGGGCAACAGCAAAGAGTGGGAATAGCGAGAGCGATGGCGGTTCATCCCGATGTTATACTTTTGGACGAGCCTACATCTTCTTTAGACCCCGAGCTTGTGGGAGAGGTTTTAAATGTAATAAAAGATTTAGCCGAAAAAAGAACCACTATGTTAATAACGACTCATGAAATGCATTTTGCAAGAAATGTTTCAAATAAAGTGATATTCATGTCGGACGGTTATATTTTGGAAGAAGGAAAAGTTAAAGATATATTTGAAAATCCTCAAAGCGATAGATTAAAACAATTTTTAAGAAAATTAAACGAAAGGTAAAATTAAAAATAAATAGCGGGATTTTGATTTTATAATTAAAATCTCGCTATTATTTATATTATTATAGCTATAATAAATAATAAAAATTATTTTCTATGGATTGTTTAGGTATTTTAATGCAAAACTTTAATCTTCTCTAAATTCTTAAATTATTATAATAAATACTATTCTTTAATAAACTTCTTAAAACTCTCAACTTTCTCTTTTGCAACCGAAACTCTTTTATCTTTACTTTCTTTAACGCAAACCTCAAAATAAAATTTAATTTTCGGTTCAGTTCCCGAAGGGCGAATCGTAATTTTTACATTATCTTTAAGAATATATTGAAGAACATTCGATTTTGGAAGAGTTATATCTTTTATCTTTTTTCCATCGTTTCCATAAACTTCTTTTTTCTCATAATCGCTTATATGAATAACTTCAACTCCCGAAATTTCTTTTGGCATATTATTTCTATAATAAGTCATCATATCTTCTATAGCTTTCGCTCCGTCAGCGCCTTTTTTAGTTATCGAAATTGTCTCTTCGTAAAAATATCCGTATTTTTCGTAAATGCTTTCTAAATAATCGACTAAAGTAATATCGTTGTCTTTACAATAAGCTAAAATTTCGGCAAAAATTAAACATGCGCTTACTCCGTCTTTATCTCTCACATTTCCGTTTATGCAATATCCAAAACTTTCTTCAAATCCGAATAAATAATTTCCGTCTTTTTCTCTTTCGATAATATCGGCAATCCATTTGAAACCCGTCAATACATCGAAAATTTTTACATTATTGGCGTTTGCTATCGACTTTGCAAGTTCGGTTGTCACTATAGTTTTTACTACGAAAGGATTTTTAATATTTTTTTTATTCGTTATTAAATAATGCAGAATTATTGAGCCTATTTGATTTCCCGTAAGATAAATATAATTTTTATCTCTATCAAGCAAAGCGCAGCCCATTCTGTCGCAATCTGGGTCCGTTCCCATTACAAGTTCCGCTCCAATTTCTTTTGCTTTATCAACAGCCATTTTTAAAGCTTCAGGATTTTCAGGATTTGGCGATTCTACAGTCGGAAAATTTCCATTTGGCGCTTGAACGGTTTCTAAAGTCGTTATATTTGTAAATCCCGCCTTTTTTAAAGCCATAGGAACCATTTTATAACCCGAGCCATGAATCGGAGTATAAACTATTTTTATATCGTTATGTTTTTTTATAATATCGGGATTGACAAGATAGCCCATCAAATCGTTCATATATTTATCTTCAATATCTTTGCCAATCAAACGGACATTTGAATTATCGCCAAATTTTACTTCTTCGGGTTTAACTTTTAAAACTTCGTCTATTATATTTTTATCATGCGGAGGAATCACTTGAGCGCCGTCAGTCCAATAAACTTTATAACCGTTATATTCTTTCGGATTATGGCTTGCAGTCACAACAATTCCCGCAATGCATCCTAAACTTCTAACCGCATAAGACAAAAGAGAAATCGGATGAATATCGTCATATAAATAAACTTTTATTCCGTTTGAAGAGAGTATTTCCGCAGCAGTTTTTGAAAATATATCCGAATTATTTCTTGAATCGTATCCAATGGCGACTTTAAAACTCTCGCCGTTTTGTTTTAAAATATAATTTGCCAAACCTTGAGTCGCTTTTCCGACAGTATATTTATTCATTCTATTTGAGCCGACTCCCATTATTCCTCTAAGTCCGCCCGTGCCAAATTCCAAATCTCTATAAAACGCGTCCGTTAATTCTTTTTCGTTTTTTGAATCAATCAAATCTCTTATTTCTTTTTTAGTTTCTTCGTCATAAGCGCCGTTAAGCCATGAATTTATTCTCTCTTCTACGATTTTTTCCATTTTTTAAATCCACCTTTAATAAATAAAAATTTCTTTAATAATTATTATATTATACAAAGAGGATATAATCAAGCGAAAAATTATTTTATTTATTATTTGTTTTCAAGACGGAATATGTCCTTTTGTAATCTTCCAATCTTTTTTGCCCAAGAAACAATTAGTATTAAATTCATTTGTTTTACTTGTATCTACATTAGGTAAATATAAATTACTTATACTTGAACCGTTTTTAAAAGGAGAGCCACTAACATTTGTATTAGTGCCTAAATATTCTAAATTCTTTAATCGAGAACAACTTGAAAAAGCGGTATTGCATACATTACTTATATTTGCTGGTAAAATTAAATTAACTAAAGAGGAACTCCCATAAAAAGCATTATTTGATATATTTGTTAATGCTCCTGATGAAAGTATTATCAATGTTAAACCAGAGCAATTTGAAAAAGCTCCTTCCGATATATTTTCTAAATTGTTTGGAAATCGAATACTATTTAAAGAATAACAACCTGAAAATGCTTTTTCCTCTATATTTGTAACGGTATCGGGCAATGTAATTTTTCCTAAATTAGTAGTATTTGTAAACATTTCTTTTGGAATGTTTGTTATTTTGGTTAGAGATAAATCTATTTCCACATTATCAAAAGAAGGATTTTTATTTAAAACTTTTTTTATATTTGTTAAAATTGCAGTAGATTTATCATTGGTAGGCGAAACTTTTATTAAATATTTTCCAAGAGAATGTTTATTTTTCTTTAAAGTCGTTTCTATATCGTCATCGCTATCATCAGACGAAGTATAAAAAAGTTTTCCGCTATTTGCAGAATAATCTTTAATAGTTCCCACAGGCGAAGTAATATTATATTTACAAGAGAATGTAAATATTGCTATAAATAATAAAATGTATCTCATAAAATAAAAATCCTAATAAATAAACTCTCTATTTATAATATATAAAAATATTTAAAAATTTCAACCATTTTTACAATTTTGGGAAAGTAAATCTTAATCCCAACAAAACCTCATGATACCATTTCGGCGCAACATCTACTACAAATCTATATCCAATATCCGCAGCAAGCCAATTTTTTATATTGTAAGAAAAACCGAGCGAAAATCCAAATACAATAGCGCTCCTTGAAATATTCAATTTATTATCGGGTTCAATATTTATTCCTATTCCTTCCTGCTCTATTCTATTTTTTAATAGAGTATTTATTTTTGTTCCAATAGAAAAACCTAAATAAATAGAAAATAAAGGATATTGATTTTTTAATATATTTTCTTTAGTTTGATTATTAACCTCTTCATTAGTAAAAAAGAAATTTATATCGTAATAAATCGTTCCAAGTAAAGTATGCGTTAAAAAATTATCTTTTATTCCAACGGCTTTTCCTATAGAATATTCAAATTCTAATCTAACGGGCGAAACAGTATTTTCCGTAGTTATTCCATATCCTAAAGCTAAAGAAAATCCCAAATAATTAAAATATCCTTGTTTTCCATTATCTTTTATATAAGCGTTATTGGCGTCATGGCTAAACATAAATTTAGGAGATAAATAAAGTCCTTTCGGAGAGATGGCAAATAGATTTGAAGCCAAACATAATAATATAAATAATAAATATTTTTTCATTAAAATTTTTCTCCCTAAATATTAAAAATTAAGCCTTAAAGCGATTATAATATCGTTTTTTATCTCCGCTTTTGAGTCAAATAATAATCTATAACCAAAATCAAGAGTAATTAAAGTCGTTATATTAATACCAAAACCTAAGCCTAAACCGTAAATTAATTTAGTTTGATTATAATAATTTGCAATAGTAATCATTCCTATTTTTTCGGTAATCGTGTCTGTAATATATTTTTCCAATCCCGCTCCTAAAAGAATTCCCAAATAAAAATTCATTAAATATCTTTTTCCGTTTCTATAAACTTTGCTTTCGACTACGGGATTATAATCGACTTTTAAAAAATTAATATCATAATAAGCGCCAAATAAAAAAGAATGCGATTTCATACTATCCACGCCTGCAGAATATATATTTCTATTTAATCCTCCTCTAAATAAATATTCAAATTCTAATCTTATAGGCGAAGATAAATTAAAAGCGTAAAAATTATAACCTATAGAAGCGCCCGCTCCGATAAATAAATTATTAACATTTTTATTGTCGACTTTCAAACTTGAAGCGGAAAATATAAATTTAGGCGACAAATATAAACCCGTTTCTATGCCGTTTGCAATATTACTCATACAAAAATATATAAAACAAATTAAAACCGTTTTTTTAATCATATAAAAATCTTTCCTTAAAATTAATAATATCAAATATCTTAAAAAAATATTCCTACGCTAAATCTTGGCAGCGGAACGAATCTTAAAGCGTAAACAAAAGAAACTCCGACATCCATTATTGAAATATCTATAAAAGGACGCACTCCGCTAGTAAGTCCAAAACTTCTTGAAATATCTATTCTAAATCCCATTTCAAGAGCGAGATATTTATCAAATACAAAAGTATTTTTATTTTCTACTTTATTTTTATCATACCGATATAAATTCGCTTTCGTTATAAAAAAAGTTCCGCCGATTTTAGGAAGTAAGAAAAATCCTGTCGCGTTATTGCCTTTATTAAAATAAAATCTAACTCCCGCAGAAAAAGGAATTGCATAAACGCTTCCGCTATAATATCCTTTTGTATTCGTATAATATGTGTTTATAAAATACATTCCAAGCGTGGCATCCAATTCCATTTTTTGCAATAATCTATAAGTATATGCAAATCTAAATCCAAATTTTCCATCTAAAGCTTTTCTATAAGCTCCGTCAGGTTGCTCATAAGTTAAATTAAATAAAAACGGCGCTATAAGAGTAGAAAATAAAGTAGTTCCAAAATCAATGCCTAAAGAATGCCTATGAGTAAAATCGTCATTATAAATATTTGTTCCTGGTCTAAATAGAGAATTTGAAAATATTCTATTCGTTTGCAAATTAGTTATAAAAGGAACGACAATATTCGTTTCAATCGGCTTAATATCTATAATATTATAATCCATAAAATTGCTTTGAGAGAATGCAAGAGCGCTAAATATAAGCGTCAATATAATAATATTCAATAATTTTCGCTTCATACTTAAAACCTCATGCTAAATCCTATTCTTGGAAATAAAATAAATCTTATGCCAAAAACATATTTTAAATAAGGAGCTTCAGAAAGCGAAGGAATCTGCAAATCTACTAAATCCGTTCCAGCTCCAAACGATAAAAACGCATCTCTCGTATCTCTATATAAAATATGAGCGCTCGATTTTATATAATAACCTATCTCAAGTAATGAAATA
Protein-coding regions in this window:
- a CDS encoding amino acid ABC transporter ATP-binding protein, which codes for MIEAIDIKKSFGNLEVLKGVSFKIEYGEVLTLIGPSGTGKSTLLRCINFLEKPNYGKITIGDLTVDAQKCSREEIYAIRKKTSMVFQNYNLFKNKTALENIMEPMVTVQKMDFKKAKEEALSIIETVGLYNKRDEYPSRLSGGQQQRVGIARAMAVHPDVILLDEPTSSLDPELVGEVLNVIKDLAEKRTTMLITTHEMHFARNVSNKVIFMSDGYILEEGKVKDIFENPQSDRLKQFLRKLNER
- a CDS encoding amino acid ABC transporter permease, with translation MINFKFDYFLSVFPKLLKYLPTTCEVAFLALLFSLLLGLIIALMLQYRIPILYQIAQVYVSFFRATPFIAQLFLFYYGFAQFSKIISSMSAFTALTVVLSLNYASFMSQDIRAAINSVDKGQFEAGLSIGMRTFNILKRIVIPQAARVAVPGLSNSFINIFKSTSMGFVIGLKDMMAGASIEISVTYRYMEAYAAAVIIYWALISVFSYLQTIVEKKLNRAY
- a CDS encoding phospho-sugar mutase, with product MEKIVEERINSWLNGAYDEETKKEIRDLIDSKNEKELTDAFYRDLEFGTGGLRGIMGVGSNRMNKYTVGKATQGLANYILKQNGESFKVAIGYDSRNNSDIFSKTAAEILSSNGIKVYLYDDIHPISLLSYAVRSLGCIAGIVVTASHNPKEYNGYKVYWTDGAQVIPPHDKNIIDEVLKVKPEEVKFGDNSNVRLIGKDIEDKYMNDLMGYLVNPDIIKKHNDIKIVYTPIHGSGYKMVPMALKKAGFTNITTLETVQAPNGNFPTVESPNPENPEALKMAVDKAKEIGAELVMGTDPDCDRMGCALLDRDKNYIYLTGNQIGSIILHYLITNKKNIKNPFVVKTIVTTELAKSIANANNVKIFDVLTGFKWIADIIEREKDGNYLFGFEESFGYCINGNVRDKDGVSACLIFAEILAYCKDNDITLVDYLESIYEKYGYFYEETISITKKGADGAKAIEDMMTYYRNNMPKEISGVEVIHISDYEKKEVYGNDGKKIKDITLPKSNVLQYILKDNVKITIRPSGTEPKIKFYFEVCVKESKDKRVSVAKEKVESFKKFIKE
- a CDS encoding outer membrane beta-barrel protein, producing the protein MIKKTVLICFIYFCMSNIANGIETGLYLSPKFIFSASSLKVDNKNVNNLFIGAGASIGYNFYAFNLSSPIRLEFEYLFRGGLNRNIYSAGVDSMKSHSFLFGAYYDINFLKVDYNPVVESKVYRNGKRYLMNFYLGILLGAGLEKYITDTITEKIGMITIANYYNQTKLIYGLGLGFGINITTLITLDFGYRLLFDSKAEIKNDIIIALRLNF
- a CDS encoding leucine-rich repeat domain-containing protein produces the protein MRYILLFIAIFTFSCKYNITSPVGTIKDYSANSGKLFYTSSDDSDDDIETTLKKNKHSLGKYLIKVSPTNDKSTAILTNIKKVLNKNPSFDNVEIDLSLTKITNIPKEMFTNTTNLGKITLPDTVTNIEEKAFSGCYSLNSIRFPNNLENISEGAFSNCSGLTLIILSSGALTNISNNAFYGSSSLVNLILPANISNVCNTAFSSCSRLKNLEYLGTNTNVSGSPFKNGSSISNLYLPNVDTSKTNEFNTNCFLGKKDWKITKGHIPS
- a CDS encoding invasin, yielding MKKYLLFILLCLASNLFAISPKGLYLSPKFMFSHDANNAYIKDNGKQGYFNYLGFSLALGYGITTENTVSPVRLEFEYSIGKAVGIKDNFLTHTLLGTIYYDINFFFTNEEVNNQTKENILKNQYPLFSIYLGFSIGTKINTLLKNRIEQEGIGINIEPDNKLNISRSAIVFGFSLGFSYNIKNWLAADIGYRFVVDVAPKWYHEVLLGLRFTFPKL